A portion of the Acidisarcina polymorpha genome contains these proteins:
- a CDS encoding TonB-dependent receptor yields MTRLFLYVLCIGALLLNPASRLNAQESAAQITGVVTDASGAVLPNASALIANQDTGTTRQVKTNQGGEFIAPALEPGRYRITVECSGFETVVSEGVVLSIGEKKGLSFSLSIGESKQTVTVSGGTELINTTSGDVSEVIDQHEITELPINGRDPSSLIFLSAGITNVLQSPIGLRPGGTAIPTEINASSGGGRQGSTFFLLDGSPNMDTYMPETAPFPNADATEQFRVSTNFDAQYGYAPGAVVSIKTRSGSNQFHGGVFEFLRNNDLNAADYFAKTVDTLKRNQFGGYVGGPIIRDKLFFFANYQGTRQHYASQYNQSSTPTQAMLNGDFSAVGAALPAGQVLSTTPYTNRPNLFTTVNGIPDQIDPALFSPAAVKLATTALPLGQIAATGQVNYVSPEQVQNYDEGTARLDYTLNDNHRFYLRSFTLWEQQPSSAINGNLMAIQDAQQGKDYNIVLGHDWIINASTVNAATLFWTEDYVASYAEPRDINGNTICLSKYIAVNDIPGHCYLEGLSTSGFGSGYNALQVENRHSYGLNDALTRTIGAHTVSVGGNIWKQFAQENADYPAAPIAGFSNYTGFGLADFLLGYLNNFTQGGGEIASVKGWQLGLFAQDQYRVLSNLTVTAGLRWDPNLPPSTPGEGRGAAFRPGQQSQRFPNAPVGLVFPGDAGVNSALMPTSYGYLQPRLGFSWQPKSLPKTAIRGAFAMFTGPLPYSTYNHTADIAPFSPVYNINAAPGGGFMIPFDNPWSTYTTTGNVTPFPPFATTGYLPPGNSPFLLPVSVEAVFSSNFRALTTQSWDLAVDQELSKTIALHIAYVGKESYHLGTILDRNPGIYSTDAALTGQRLNYPNFNQIEEETSLGTSPYQSLQVGLEKRMSHGFQARSNFTWSKVIDLSATGNIAVQGGLPNPFDIGYNRGISQLNVPLVSTSYFVYTVPSFQGWNPIARNLLGGWELS; encoded by the coding sequence ATGACGCGTTTGTTCCTATACGTACTCTGTATAGGAGCCCTGCTTCTCAATCCCGCCTCTCGCCTGAACGCGCAGGAGTCGGCCGCACAGATCACCGGCGTCGTCACGGATGCCTCGGGCGCGGTGCTGCCCAACGCCAGCGCCTTGATCGCCAACCAGGACACCGGCACCACCCGCCAGGTCAAGACGAACCAGGGCGGGGAATTCATCGCCCCGGCGCTCGAACCGGGCCGCTACCGCATCACGGTCGAATGCTCTGGCTTTGAGACCGTCGTTTCCGAGGGCGTCGTCTTGAGCATCGGGGAAAAGAAGGGTCTCAGTTTCTCCCTGAGTATCGGCGAGTCGAAGCAGACGGTGACGGTTTCCGGAGGCACCGAACTTATTAACACCACCTCCGGAGATGTGAGTGAAGTCATCGACCAGCATGAGATTACCGAGCTTCCCATCAATGGCCGAGACCCATCGAGCCTGATCTTCCTGAGCGCCGGCATCACCAACGTCCTGCAATCCCCGATCGGCCTTCGTCCGGGTGGAACGGCGATTCCTACCGAGATCAATGCGTCGTCGGGCGGCGGCCGTCAGGGAAGCACATTCTTTCTGCTGGATGGCTCCCCGAATATGGATACCTATATGCCGGAGACCGCGCCGTTTCCCAACGCCGACGCGACCGAGCAGTTCCGGGTCAGCACTAACTTCGACGCGCAATATGGATACGCGCCCGGCGCAGTCGTAAGCATCAAGACCAGGTCGGGAAGCAATCAGTTTCACGGGGGAGTCTTCGAGTTCCTCCGCAACAACGATCTCAACGCCGCAGATTACTTTGCTAAGACAGTCGACACTTTGAAACGGAACCAGTTCGGCGGCTATGTCGGCGGCCCTATCATCAGAGACAAGCTCTTCTTCTTCGCCAACTATCAGGGTACCCGGCAACACTACGCTTCTCAATACAATCAATCCTCGACTCCCACTCAGGCTATGTTGAACGGCGATTTCAGCGCGGTGGGCGCGGCTCTGCCGGCGGGACAAGTACTGAGCACGACACCTTATACGAATCGGCCGAACTTATTCACGACGGTCAACGGAATTCCGGACCAGATCGATCCCGCGCTATTCTCTCCCGCCGCGGTCAAACTTGCGACTACAGCGTTGCCTCTGGGTCAGATAGCCGCCACGGGGCAGGTGAATTATGTGAGTCCCGAACAAGTGCAGAACTATGACGAGGGAACAGCGCGACTCGACTACACCCTGAACGACAACCACCGCTTCTATCTGCGCAGCTTTACGTTGTGGGAACAGCAGCCGTCATCTGCCATCAACGGCAATCTGATGGCGATTCAAGATGCGCAGCAGGGCAAAGACTACAACATCGTTTTGGGACATGACTGGATCATCAACGCCTCCACGGTGAATGCGGCCACTCTCTTTTGGACGGAGGACTATGTAGCTTCCTATGCCGAGCCGAGAGATATCAATGGAAATACAATTTGCCTGTCGAAGTACATTGCGGTGAATGATATCCCGGGCCATTGCTACCTGGAGGGTCTGAGTACGAGCGGATTCGGATCTGGATATAACGCGCTACAGGTTGAAAATCGCCACTCCTATGGGTTGAACGATGCGCTTACCAGAACCATAGGGGCGCACACAGTCAGCGTCGGGGGTAATATCTGGAAGCAGTTCGCGCAGGAGAACGCTGATTATCCCGCGGCGCCGATTGCCGGGTTCTCGAACTACACCGGCTTCGGCCTCGCCGACTTCCTGCTGGGTTATCTGAACAATTTCACCCAGGGGGGTGGAGAGATCGCCAGCGTTAAGGGGTGGCAACTCGGTCTCTTTGCCCAGGACCAATACCGGGTTCTGTCTAATCTGACCGTCACCGCCGGCCTGCGCTGGGACCCCAATCTTCCGCCCTCTACGCCGGGAGAAGGCAGAGGGGCCGCGTTTCGACCGGGCCAGCAGAGCCAACGATTCCCCAATGCTCCAGTGGGACTTGTCTTTCCGGGCGATGCGGGCGTCAACTCCGCGCTCATGCCAACCAGCTATGGATACCTTCAGCCGCGATTGGGTTTCAGCTGGCAGCCAAAGAGTCTTCCGAAGACTGCCATACGTGGCGCGTTCGCTATGTTTACCGGTCCTTTGCCCTACTCAACCTATAACCACACCGCCGACATTGCGCCCTTCAGCCCGGTGTACAACATCAACGCGGCACCGGGAGGCGGATTTATGATTCCCTTCGATAACCCCTGGTCGACATACACAACTACCGGAAATGTCACTCCCTTTCCACCGTTCGCCACCACCGGTTATCTGCCTCCAGGCAATTCTCCCTTCTTGCTGCCGGTAAGCGTTGAGGCTGTTTTTTCGAGTAATTTTCGTGCTCTGACGACACAAAGCTGGGATCTGGCTGTCGATCAGGAGCTCTCGAAGACGATCGCTCTGCATATCGCCTATGTGGGGAAAGAGTCTTATCATCTGGGTACCATCCTCGATCGGAATCCTGGAATCTATTCGACCGACGCGGCGCTCACCGGGCAGCGCCTGAACTATCCGAATTTCAACCAGATCGAAGAAGAGACCAGCCTCGGGACTTCTCCCTACCAGTCCCTACAGGTCGGATTGGAGAAGCGAATGTCCCACGGCTTCCAGGCGAGGTCGAACTTTACCTGGTCGAAGGTCATCGATCTGTCGGCTACCGGCAATATCGCCGTTCAGGGCGGTCTGCCGAATCCCTTCGATATCGGATACAACCGGGGCATTTCACAGCTGAATGTTCCGCTCGTCTCCACCAGCTACTTCGTCTACACCGTGCCCTCTTTTCAGGGCTGGAATCCGATCGCGAGAAACCTGCTTGGCGGCTGGGAACTGAGCTGA
- a CDS encoding glycosyl hydrolase, which translates to MIRREFIRLTSLSVGALPFVGLQGYEGMSGLASRKSIKDVSLYEIFREPANQYRPMVRWWWNGDRVVGEEILRELDVLQAAGIGGVEINLIRFPAEADPMNTKALTWMSDEWIQVLKVALKGTKERGMTCDMIVGSGWPYGGEFLSREDQTQMVALGTKNFTGPAQVRMTRAELLDGVNPALVSPYKDSEKELFGLTLVPSPISTTADGIRLNEQVRDENIEFDVPAGDHVLYFLVKLTGFMAVINGAPGATGPVLNHYSEQAVARYLDRLSTRLSAKIGPLGDHFRAFFTDSIELEGANWCDDMFAEFRKRRGYDLSPWLPFVLFKVGEMGNAVTEEYGAKFSAGFKAQTDLVRYDFETTKHELFQERFVGTFAEWCKRNGVKSRMQAYGMELDAITAGMMLDIPECETWIRSEKIEDFGTGDYRQGRSYTMINKFVSSAAHLSGKQLISCEEMTNTDDPFHASLERIKLAGDQSMLSGVTQSVLHGFNYSPADAPFPGWVRYGTYFSERNTWWPYFKLWVDYKSRLSALFQQSVMQADIAILPPFADLASKYGFQRDPFPKTVDPPYLYKLWEVVHQNGSGCDYLTEDIIHQSTVGRGRLLFRDRSYKAIFLPDVESLHLITAKQLKKFVESGGTLLCIGNLPRQASGLVNNASESLVVHEVFQSLRKSYPLRTAVLHIDEQNLVNWYRDLQKNYALTPDVSIDRPTDFISQLHYVSGSRDVFFFSNYGPEETHTFEATVSLPGKTPWLWNPESGERAPYPTSGSKNVLSITLGPSESRLIVFEPSSIAADTAASVEISDLLPAATAHPRYEQIIPGPWNLKLIHVNGTTQSRVVEALVDLSQQDDLKSFAGTMIYSNRFQFDHHHQRVIIDLGHLHSVSQLEINGRHLGTRWYGVHTYDVSNALTSGRNEITIRVVSTLGDYMKFLLTNKTAQVWSRDTPLYPLGLTQSVRLLILP; encoded by the coding sequence GTGATTAGACGAGAGTTCATACGCTTGACTTCGCTTTCGGTGGGCGCACTCCCCTTTGTTGGCCTGCAAGGCTACGAAGGCATGTCGGGTCTGGCATCCCGGAAATCGATTAAGGATGTCAGTCTCTATGAAATCTTCCGGGAGCCGGCAAATCAATATCGTCCGATGGTCCGGTGGTGGTGGAACGGCGACCGGGTTGTGGGGGAAGAGATTCTGAGAGAACTCGACGTGTTGCAGGCTGCGGGAATCGGAGGGGTCGAGATCAATCTGATCCGCTTTCCGGCGGAAGCCGATCCGATGAACACGAAAGCTCTGACCTGGATGAGCGATGAATGGATACAGGTTTTAAAGGTGGCGTTGAAAGGTACGAAAGAGCGGGGAATGACCTGTGACATGATCGTGGGTTCCGGTTGGCCGTATGGGGGTGAATTCCTATCGAGGGAAGACCAGACCCAGATGGTAGCGCTCGGCACAAAAAACTTCACCGGACCTGCCCAAGTTCGAATGACTCGCGCGGAGTTGCTGGATGGTGTCAATCCAGCTCTGGTGTCGCCCTACAAGGACAGCGAAAAAGAGCTCTTTGGGCTGACCCTGGTTCCATCTCCAATCTCCACGACGGCCGATGGCATCCGTTTGAACGAACAGGTACGCGATGAGAACATTGAGTTCGATGTGCCGGCCGGAGATCACGTACTCTACTTCCTCGTAAAACTTACCGGTTTCATGGCCGTCATCAACGGAGCTCCTGGCGCGACCGGACCGGTCTTAAATCACTACAGTGAACAGGCTGTTGCGAGATATCTGGACCGCTTGTCGACGAGGTTATCGGCAAAGATCGGTCCACTAGGCGATCATTTCCGGGCGTTCTTCACCGACAGTATCGAGTTGGAGGGGGCGAATTGGTGTGACGATATGTTTGCGGAGTTTCGCAAGAGAAGGGGTTATGACCTCTCGCCATGGCTGCCGTTCGTGCTCTTCAAAGTTGGAGAGATGGGGAATGCAGTCACGGAGGAGTATGGGGCGAAATTCTCTGCTGGGTTCAAGGCGCAGACCGATCTGGTGCGATACGACTTTGAAACGACCAAGCACGAGCTTTTTCAGGAAAGGTTTGTGGGGACGTTTGCAGAGTGGTGTAAGAGAAACGGCGTGAAATCACGAATGCAGGCCTATGGCATGGAGCTCGATGCCATAACCGCCGGCATGATGCTCGATATTCCTGAATGTGAAACATGGATTCGATCGGAGAAGATCGAGGACTTTGGCACCGGCGATTATCGGCAAGGTCGCAGCTACACCATGATCAACAAGTTTGTCTCTTCTGCTGCTCATCTGTCTGGCAAGCAGCTCATCAGTTGCGAGGAGATGACGAATACCGACGACCCATTCCATGCTTCGCTCGAGAGGATCAAGCTTGCCGGAGATCAAAGCATGTTGTCCGGAGTGACACAATCCGTTCTGCATGGCTTCAACTACAGCCCCGCCGATGCGCCGTTTCCAGGTTGGGTGCGCTACGGTACTTACTTCAGCGAGCGGAATACATGGTGGCCCTACTTTAAGCTGTGGGTTGACTATAAGTCTCGTCTCTCGGCGCTCTTTCAGCAGTCAGTCATGCAGGCCGATATCGCGATCCTGCCTCCATTCGCCGACCTCGCATCGAAATACGGCTTTCAGCGCGATCCCTTTCCGAAGACAGTCGATCCTCCCTATCTCTATAAGCTCTGGGAGGTCGTTCATCAGAATGGAAGCGGGTGCGACTACCTCACCGAAGACATCATTCATCAATCAACGGTTGGCCGTGGCAGGCTGCTGTTTCGAGACCGGTCTTACAAGGCCATCTTCTTGCCGGATGTCGAGTCGCTTCATCTCATCACTGCAAAACAGTTGAAGAAGTTCGTCGAATCCGGCGGGACCCTGCTGTGTATCGGCAACCTTCCCCGTCAGGCCTCAGGGCTGGTGAATAACGCGTCAGAGAGCTTAGTCGTCCATGAGGTTTTCCAATCTCTCCGGAAAAGCTATCCACTTCGCACCGCTGTCCTGCACATCGACGAACAGAATCTGGTGAATTGGTATCGCGACCTGCAGAAGAATTATGCACTGACGCCGGACGTTTCGATCGACAGACCCACCGACTTCATCAGTCAGTTACATTACGTCAGCGGAAGCCGTGACGTCTTTTTCTTCTCCAACTACGGCCCGGAGGAGACGCACACATTTGAGGCCACCGTGTCTCTCCCCGGCAAGACTCCCTGGCTGTGGAACCCCGAGTCAGGCGAGCGTGCGCCATATCCAACATCCGGTTCAAAGAACGTGTTGAGCATCACGCTGGGCCCATCCGAGTCCAGACTCATCGTCTTCGAGCCATCCTCTATCGCTGCTGACACCGCCGCTTCTGTGGAAATATCAGACCTCTTGCCTGCAGCGACGGCCCACCCGCGCTATGAGCAAATCATACCCGGACCCTGGAATCTCAAGCTGATTCATGTGAACGGGACAACGCAATCTCGCGTTGTGGAGGCTTTAGTCGATCTCAGTCAGCAGGACGACTTGAAGTCTTTTGCGGGCACCATGATCTACAGCAACCGTTTCCAATTCGACCATCACCACCAACGTGTAATCATCGACCTCGGGCACCTCCACAGTGTCTCGCAGTTGGAGATCAATGGCCGTCACCTCGGCACGCGCTGGTACGGCGTGCATACTTATGACGTATCGAATGCGCTGACATCAGGCAGGAACGAGATCACTATCAGAGTCGTGTCGACACTGGGCGATTATATGAAGTTCCTGTTGACCAATAAGACAGCCCAGGTCTGGAGTCGAGACACGCCACTCTACCCTTTAGGATTGACGCAATCTGTGCGCCTGCTTATTCTTCCGTAG
- a CDS encoding LysR family transcriptional regulator gives MEPDLNDPAIFAEVIAAKSFSEAARRLHIPTSTISRRIADLELQLGVSLIIRTTRQLRLTEVGSEVLEFARQGAELRESVGNIAASHTDKLSGTLRISAPPSISDSFLAPLVGAFQNSYPDVRIQIFITDRIVDPISEGIDLAFVVRNRHDPSHSVLELLTYRHILVASPSYFAKHSRPKTPRDLRSHRLLAFSFWRPQNVWNFTNVRLKIKERVAFQPYLSINEYSGLASALLAGTGIGELPPIVQPELLRSGKLVEAMPEWQFTLYTLSIVHVGNRFVPKIARIFKDFALEFSPTLFPKFRGKRPPVETK, from the coding sequence ATGGAACCGGATCTTAACGACCCTGCAATCTTCGCCGAAGTGATCGCAGCGAAAAGCTTCTCGGAAGCGGCACGGAGACTTCATATACCTACATCTACGATCAGTCGAAGAATTGCAGACCTGGAGTTACAACTCGGCGTGAGCCTCATTATTCGGACGACTCGTCAGCTTCGACTCACCGAGGTCGGTTCGGAGGTGCTTGAGTTCGCAAGACAGGGTGCCGAGTTGAGAGAATCCGTAGGAAATATCGCCGCAAGCCACACAGACAAACTTTCTGGAACCTTGCGAATTTCGGCCCCGCCCAGCATCTCCGATTCGTTCCTCGCTCCACTCGTTGGAGCATTCCAGAATTCATATCCAGACGTAAGGATTCAGATCTTCATCACAGATCGAATTGTCGATCCGATCTCCGAAGGTATCGACCTGGCTTTCGTGGTTCGTAATCGACATGATCCTTCGCACAGCGTTCTGGAGCTCTTAACCTATCGACATATTTTGGTGGCCAGTCCCAGCTATTTCGCCAAACACAGCAGGCCAAAAACGCCTCGTGACCTACGTTCCCATCGTTTACTGGCGTTCTCCTTCTGGAGGCCGCAGAATGTGTGGAATTTCACAAACGTCCGATTGAAGATAAAAGAAAGGGTGGCTTTTCAACCTTATCTTTCAATCAATGAGTACTCCGGTCTTGCTTCGGCGTTGCTTGCAGGCACGGGTATCGGGGAGCTGCCACCAATCGTTCAGCCTGAACTGCTGCGAAGCGGTAAGCTGGTCGAGGCAATGCCGGAGTGGCAGTTCACCTTGTATACCCTCTCGATTGTTCACGTGGGAAACCGTTTTGTTCCTAAGATCGCCCGGATATTCAAAGATTTCGCTCTTGAGTTTTCTCCAACCCTTTTTCCCAAGTTTCGCGGAAAGCGCCCACCGGTAGAGACAAAGTGA
- a CDS encoding NADPH:quinone reductase codes for MRAAWYEKQGPAHDVLTVGEMPDPVPGAGEVRIRVVASGINPGDTKKRGDVFSLGMPYPRVIPHSDGAGTVDLVGTGISEELAGKRVWCYGAQSYRPFGTAAEFTVVPADHVVPLPDNVSFEIGACLGIPGITGHRAVHATGPVNGKTVLVQGAGGAVGVCAVQLARFAGAHVIGTVRSGPEVETARRAGAHEVLFNDDQLITNVRRVAPDGLDHIVEVAFAANIERDVEMLKLGGSLATYATNDATHSVPFWSMVFKNIQVNFLGSDDFPIAAKIAAAKELSRALESGWSGFEIGERVPLAQIVRAHELVDHPARPGRVVIVI; via the coding sequence ATGAGAGCAGCCTGGTATGAAAAGCAGGGACCGGCGCACGACGTACTTACAGTGGGCGAAATGCCCGATCCCGTCCCAGGAGCGGGCGAGGTTCGCATTCGCGTTGTGGCCTCAGGCATTAATCCCGGGGACACCAAAAAACGAGGTGACGTTTTCAGTCTTGGAATGCCTTACCCTCGCGTCATTCCTCACAGCGATGGTGCAGGCACTGTAGACCTCGTCGGCACCGGAATTTCTGAAGAATTAGCCGGTAAACGTGTTTGGTGCTACGGTGCGCAATCCTACAGGCCTTTCGGCACTGCAGCTGAGTTCACAGTGGTCCCAGCGGATCACGTGGTCCCCCTTCCGGACAATGTGTCGTTCGAAATCGGTGCCTGCCTTGGTATTCCTGGCATCACGGGTCATCGGGCAGTACACGCCACTGGACCGGTCAACGGCAAAACCGTACTGGTGCAAGGTGCCGGCGGCGCGGTGGGAGTTTGCGCGGTCCAACTCGCTCGCTTTGCGGGGGCACATGTCATCGGTACGGTCCGATCCGGCCCTGAAGTTGAGACCGCTCGGCGCGCCGGTGCGCATGAAGTCCTCTTCAACGATGACCAACTGATTACGAACGTTCGAAGGGTCGCGCCGGATGGCCTCGACCACATTGTGGAGGTTGCCTTCGCCGCGAATATTGAACGAGACGTAGAGATGCTGAAGCTCGGCGGATCGTTGGCGACCTACGCCACAAACGATGCGACGCACAGCGTCCCGTTCTGGTCTATGGTGTTCAAGAACATTCAAGTCAACTTCCTAGGCAGCGACGATTTTCCCATTGCCGCGAAGATCGCGGCAGCCAAGGAACTGAGTCGCGCGCTGGAGTCGGGTTGGTCCGGTTTCGAGATCGGGGAACGCGTCCCGCTGGCGCAGATCGTCCGGGCACATGAACTTGTTGACCATCCGGCACGTCCCGGACGTGTCGTCATCGTGATCTAG
- a CDS encoding protoglobin domain-containing protein, producing MQSITENIPGYAYGKATVAPSNVSLAELESLKTSAGFTEQDWQFLRLAGEVLADQTEKIVNQWRSGIIASIPHLARHSRTPEGDPIPEYLAKSNLRFQQWILDTCTRPYDQDWLNYQQEIAIRHTAVKKNQTDDVNSTSQVPLSDIIAFVAVMNETIKPYFAAKGHSAADVERMHLAWCKSMQLQMALWVPAYMDANRNSNHA from the coding sequence ATGCAGAGCATAACTGAGAACATTCCTGGCTATGCCTATGGGAAGGCGACGGTTGCTCCGTCGAATGTTTCGCTAGCAGAGTTGGAAAGTCTGAAGACTAGCGCTGGTTTCACCGAACAAGATTGGCAGTTTCTACGTCTCGCTGGAGAGGTGTTGGCGGATCAGACTGAGAAGATTGTGAATCAGTGGCGCAGCGGGATTATCGCTAGTATTCCCCACCTCGCCAGACACTCTCGGACACCAGAAGGGGATCCAATTCCTGAGTATCTGGCGAAGAGCAACCTTCGCTTTCAACAGTGGATCTTGGATACCTGCACGAGGCCGTACGATCAGGATTGGCTCAACTATCAACAAGAGATTGCAATTCGCCATACTGCAGTCAAGAAAAATCAGACCGACGATGTGAACTCCACTTCTCAGGTGCCACTAAGCGATATCATCGCATTTGTTGCAGTCATGAACGAAACAATTAAACCTTATTTCGCCGCCAAGGGTCACTCGGCCGCAGACGTTGAGAGGATGCATCTCGCATGGTGCAAATCAATGCAGTTGCAGATGGCCCTCTGGGTTCCAGCGTATATGGATGCAAATCGCAATTCTAATCACGCGTAG
- a CDS encoding MerR family transcriptional regulator, producing the protein MLTGSFSTIEVMHLTGATARQLQWWDEHRLIVPLRRGRKRLYSPSDLAEILVILELRRRHISLQQIRRVLRFLKKQFHARLADLVSDQAEHPLTDYHLLIDGNRLYLETDAQQIFDLLKNAEQAVFLISLSTAVKKLRVARVSETDAAIPKKPSGKVATKEGASERSA; encoded by the coding sequence ATGCTGACTGGAAGCTTCAGCACTATCGAGGTAATGCACTTGACTGGGGCCACTGCCCGGCAATTGCAATGGTGGGATGAGCATCGCCTCATTGTTCCGCTTCGCCGGGGCCGGAAGCGCCTCTATTCGCCAAGTGACCTCGCCGAGATTTTGGTCATCCTTGAGTTGAGGCGCAGGCATATCTCCCTACAGCAGATCCGTCGGGTCTTGCGCTTCCTCAAGAAGCAATTTCATGCCAGATTAGCCGATCTAGTTTCCGACCAAGCAGAACATCCATTGACCGACTATCACCTGCTGATCGACGGGAACCGCCTTTATCTCGAGACGGACGCCCAGCAGATATTCGACCTCCTGAAAAATGCGGAGCAAGCCGTCTTCCTCATCAGCCTAAGCACCGCGGTGAAGAAGTTGCGGGTTGCCAGGGTGAGCGAAACGGATGCGGCTATCCCCAAGAAGCCATCAGGAAAAGTGGCGACAAAGGAAGGTGCATCTGAAAGGAGTGCTTAA